The nucleotide window TCACAGCAATACCTTCAGGGAATGCTTGATTTCACATTTCCTGTAGGAGTAGCAACACCACCTAAAGTTTAGCCCATTATTGGCTTTATATACTCGGATATCAAGCATAAAAGGACACTAGTCTGCACACTGGTTGCATCCTAATAAAGCAGTCTGGATAATGGAGCGGAGGTAGTGTAACATATATCCTCTTTTCTTCAGGGAGTCTCTAATCGCCCGTCCTCTTAGAAGTGGAATATTCAGAGCTCCCAAGTGCTCCATGATCTAGACAGGACCAACTGGTGTTATGAATGGAGGCCTTAAATAAAAAAGCACTTTTCTGTCTCTGTAGGTACCTTGAGACAGTACCGGCGTGAGTCTTCAAGCTATTCATGATGTTGTCGGTGAAAGTGGTAGGTTGGACAAAAGGTGGAAGGAGAGAGATGTGAGATGGCAAGTGCAGAAGCAgttgaaaagaggaaaatgaagccTGAACAATGGGGAAATGAGAAGCTAAAGCAGACAGCATTTGGAGGAGATGACCCAGTGCATACAGGCTGCGTGGATCGGCAGCACTGGAGTATACTGGCAGAGCTGTGTGAAGGTGGTGGTCTAGAGTAGTCAGGGTTGAAATGTACTTGCAAAGGTGGACTGAGAATTTTACGTGCTCCTGACCTGTGTTACACCTTCCCCACCCCGGCCATCCCTTCCGCCGTCTCCCAGAAGGAGCTATGAACACACCTCTGTTTACATTTTAGCTTTATAACTAGAAAcgaaaaatgtaattttgctcTGTTGAAGGCTGCCCATTAATTTAAACAACAGACTTCAAAACACCAACACATCAAAACAACTATTTTTGTGGGCTTCAGAGTCTTCATGAGGATCATGAATCTTGGTGTCTGGTACCATGGGTCTTCCAGGTTTGTTTCTGGCAGGGGTTCTTGTTAAATAGACACAGGCATTTATTTTAGCCATTCCTTTTCAGGGAACTCAGAGCATTTCAGGAACTTGTCTGGAATCTTAGAGTGTACGTTCATCttcgtgtgtgtgtgttcccTGGGCTTCCTGTCAGATGAAGCAGCCCAGCCTCTTGGTGGATCTCATAACCTAAGGCGGTGATGGCAGCGTTCTCCACACTACCAGGGCATGCTGCATTCCTGATGTCCTGGCTACCTGTGGCCAAGGGACATTGCAGTCTTGAAAATCTCTTCAGAGTCATGGCCCCGTTGCCCTGGCAGATGGTTATGTGACGTCCACCGAAGCCCGACGGTTTCTGGATGTTCCCGAGAGAACAGCAAAACGACTGTGTGCTCTGCAGCAAAAGGGGCAGACCAAACTTCTGAAGGCCTCAGCATAACAAATGGTGTCACTAGCACTTGGGATAAGAAGACTGTTAAAGTCAGAAAAACCTTGATGTTTCTAGTGACGAGAGAATGAGGCGGCTGGGCCTGTCCCTCCCTGCAGTGACTGCGCTCCCTCACAGCCTCTCGCCACTTAATGAGAAAGCAGGAGGACAACGAGGGGGCACCTGCACCCCATCTCCCTTCCATGGGTTGTGTCTCCTCTCCCCATGCCTTGGGGCAGGGATACGTGAAGGGATGTGGCTCTGAGTGTCGTGTGTTACGAACGGAGCTGGAGTGCTCGCAGATGCTCCCgagggctggaggcagctgtGAGGAGGGACGGGCAGCCTGCCGGCGTGGAGGAGCTCTTCCCTAGCATGTGACCCCCAATGTTTACCCCACATCCAGTGATGTTAATAAGGCAGAAGCTACCACTCCCTCAGCATCTCACATCACCCACCTGCTTCAACTAGCTATCATTTCCTTTCTCCCAAGCACAGAACTCATTCCAGCCTTCCTTCCAGCAGCGTTTTATGTGTAGACCACAAGGTCCACTTCTTCATGGGAGGAGTGCAAGCAAGTGTGCAGAAGGGGAAGATTTTATGTAGAAATGACTTCAGAGGGGAAGGTCCCCCACGGTCAGCTCAGGAGACAGCACCTTCTGAGACTGTGCTGGGAGAAAACTGCAACAGCAAAAGCCTGAGAGAGGTGGCCTTACTCCTTCATCCCAtgaggtgtatgtgtgtgtgagactGACTACAGACAAAAACAGGCACTGGCTTTGAGAGGGTGTGGCAGGCTGGAGCCATCCAGCTTCACTAATTCAAAACCACCACCATTAAGATGAGACCCGGCACACAGCAGCAGTGAAGCTCAAGGAGAGACACCCTGGACACCCCCAAACCAGGAGCCActtttaaaactttccttttgGGGATCAGTTATAAACTGGAAATAATAATGTTGTCTTTCCTCATCAAAGTTTGTATCATCACTAAAGCACGGACAGACCTTCCATGCAAGACAATATTAAATAAGACTGCTTACTTATTGTGTTGCTATATTAACTCTATTGTTTCTGTAACTGATTATGTCACCACAAATCATGTAGCAgtcttagatttattttttttttcctctggacagGTAATGGGGAGTTTGTTTCTCTCTAGAACTGATTTTCTCTTCTAACTCCCACTACCCAAACTGCCATTCTGTATCCTTGAGTGTCTTTAGTCATCCTTCTAGAAAccagtcttggggggggggggggggcagttccTTTAGGGAACCTCTAACACCCATTGTATTGCAAGAAAGCTTCCTCTGCCCCTCCTAGGAAAAACCCTCGGCCTGGGCAGCAAAAGCATCGCTGAAtctgctggtgctgagcagagaCCTCTTCTTGTGGTTGGTGGTGACATCCACAGCGATGGCTGGGTATTTCATTTGAGGAAGAACAGCCTCTATGGGATGAAGGACAGCCCGATTTCTACAGGAAGATCTGACATCTTGAACCTGGTAGGATAAACACTGTTAAAAACTGTGGAGTCCTTATAAATTCTCCCCTTCAACTGAAGACTTTTCCCTAATAGTGTCTTTCAACAACAGGAAGGCTCAAAGTCAGTTTGTTGTGCGTGCCGTTTCGGGGAGGCAGTAGTCTGTACAGCTGAGTTTGCTGAGACAATATGCAACTCCCTCGTGCGCTGCCTTGTGCTACTGCAAGTGAGAAATGGAGCTCAAGCAGGTAACATGCAAATGCACGTGAAGGGGTGGGATCAGGGAATGCATTTTGTTTCCCTAAAGAGTAGTAAAAATGCCCTCATGACCCCAGTGCACTTGCCATAACATAGCAAGACCACAATTAGCACTTAATACTATTTAATACACTTAATACTATTTAATATGCTGCTTCATTTAGGCAACAGTAATCAATAACTGCACAGATAAGTGACAAACTTGACCAGTCGGCAGTGTGAAACAATCATAAGGAAACAATACATTAATTCTGCTGAATTTTAAGGCTGAATTTGGGCATCCTTCCCTGATATCCTGCAGAAGTCGTCTTCAAACATTGCAGATACATTTGGCTATCAAAGGagtatgtatttctttattttgtatttattgctGAATGGGGGACAAAAAGCTCATCTATTATTTAGGGGCTGTGAGAAAGGGTAGAACAGAATTAATTTGTGGTCTGGAAATGTGTAATGCCTGTTTTGGTCAGGTTTGTAATTCAGGAAGGCTTTGAaagggactgttcagtgtgaggaggagaaggctgaggggagacctcatcactctctacagctccctgaaaggacattgtagagaggttggtgctggtctcttctcacaggtgattagtgacagaacaagagggaacggctttaaactgcaacaggggaggttcagactggacatgaggaaaaaatgtttcccagaaagagtggtcagagagtggaataggctgcccagggagggggtggagtccccatccctgggtgtgtttaagggtcgtttggatgagctgttgggggatgtggtgtaggggagaactttgtagagtagggctgagggttggactcgatgatcccgaggggcttttccaacctgaatgattctgtgatattactGTGGAGTGGTTCTGAAAGGACGAGACTCAACACAGGTTTTTAAACCCAAAGGACTGATAAATCCAAGTCATAGAGTAGACACTTTTGGAACTTGAAGGCAGTTCCCTTGGGGACCCCGGGAATCCTGTAAAGCAGCTGCAGAGGTTCCTTACAACTTCCCTTTGGTCCCCACTTAAGAACGGAGCCCACCAGGTATCTGTCAAGGATGGAGCTTACTCTAACAAAGTGCCCTGTTCAGCCAGGTCCCCCACCGTGCTTCAAAGCCTGCCTTCTTCTTTGCACTTCCAATTTTGAGGACCTGCATCCACAGAGCCCTCGAATACAGCACACCCGCTCTCCAGCACCCTCCTTCCACAAACTTATATTCTTCAGGTTAAATATTAGCCAGCTTACGTACATAGGATTTGGCGTTATTATTTGAGTAAATGTGTTATTACTGAAGGGAGTTTCCGAGGGAGGAGGTATAAGCTGTGCAGCTCCTCCTGAGCCCCTCTGATGCTGcggaggagctggggctggagcagctgggTGAGCCGTGTGCTCCCCtcgccctcctccctccccttctgccAGCACACGGGCACCGTGGTGGGCAGGGGATTTTGGGCTCACAGTTGTCATGAGATTTGCCCAGTTCTGCCTTCTCCTTTGTCCTGTATCAAAGGCACCCGATATATATGCTCTATCTTGAAAACTTGCTCGGTGAAGAGTGCTGGCTGCTGCGGCGGGGCTGGTCTCAGCAGAAGGCAGCCCCATAAATGACTTGCTGCTGACCTTTGATTTGAGTACCAATATTTagcaagcaaatatttaaaaccaCGCCGTAAAGAAGGGAGGCACAGCTTTACCATGGGGAACTCAGGCAAGGGGTGCTGCTGAGAAGGAGCCAGGTTGTGCAAGGGGAAGGGGCAAGCAGCCTtcatcccctcctctccctctcccaacagagcagccagccctgcccatcAGGCCCacgctggggaaggggcagctgctTAGACCCCGCCAAGGTTGCTGTACCAAGCAAGGCAGGTGTTTAAAGCCCTGGAGTGCTGGGTGAAGTTGTTTCAACCTCAAAGGCCAAACAACCGTGGCCGTCCCTCCCGCTCACGCTGCCTGCTGCTCCGCACAAGCGGAGGCTGGCTGACAGGGTGGCCACCTCACCGATCCCTCTGCCCAGTGTGACCAGAGTGTGGCTGGCCCCGGGGGACTGTCCACAACCCCTGGTCTCTTGCCGTGGCTGGGGCCCTCATGCTGATGAGTCTTCAAGACATCAGGTCTCGGTCAGGTGCAGCAACAGGCTGAGAGGGTATTTTTCCCTTGGGAGTGGCGCAGAATTAGCTCTGTTGGTCAGTTTATAATTAGATACTTGCAGCTAACAGTATTCTTTCTGTTggatttttatagttttttctcttcttttttaaatgtgaaaaataatcagtcttaaaataatttaaaaaaaaataattaccctGGAAAGAGTGatctataaaaagagaaaatccttGCCACAGCAGCGAGCCCAAGCCACAGAAAGCCCAGTTGCAGGCTTCCCTTTTCCACAGCTCCTCAGAGGTTAACCAGGGTCTGTAAGCAAACAGCTTAAAGAAGGAGCCCAGCTTAGTGCCTGGGTGTCTCAGGCTGTCTCGGGGACCGCCAGCCTAATGCCCTTCCAGCAGCCCCTCCCTCCCAAAGGTGATGCTCAGCAAACAGAGCCAGCCCTCGCCCTCTCCCCACGCAGCAAGGAGCCCGCTGCGGGGACAGACTGGACACGGGCTGGGGCTCGGGGACATCGCGGGAGAGGGTGTTTCACTTCGGATGGGCTCAGAGCCATGTATATATAAGCCCTGGAGCAGCGGCCGGGGAGGATTGTTAAGCACACACCACACCTCGGCTTGGCAGCGTGGCGAGGCGCTGCCGGCTGTACCCGCGGCTGAACCCCACGTACGGGAGCGATCTGCCCATGGGCtcccacctgctgctgctgctgctgctgcttcaggcAGGTGAGTACCACCTCTCGGTGCCTCTACCTCCCCATGCCTCCCCCCATCCCGGGACGGCTTCTCCCCTCGCCGTCGGCTTCGCCGGCTTCGTGGCAGGTACCTCGGTGTGGTTTGGCCAAGTGAGGGATAAAAGCGCTGCTCAACTCTTTGCAACTTAATAGCGAGGGGCTGTGCAAGTGAGCTGCCTGCCCGCTTCGCTGCCCTGGTGGTTCACATAGCCGGGGCTCTATAAACACGggacattttctttttgaatagtTTTCTGTTACAAAGTTGTCGGCGTCTGTGTTTCTTCATAGAAATACCCTcttaaatactctttttttttctaacagcaaCCATGGATTAAGCAGTTTTCAAttcatctgaatttaaaataataataatttttaaaaaaagcctttaaaaaaagccataaatATCTGCTAACATAGAGAAACTACACACAGCGGCAACATGACACTAAACTGGCAGGTCTGAGGTTATACCTGCtggacagttttaaaataaaacccaaaccttgCCTTAATCTACAGCAAAGGCAGCTCCTTTAAGCAGGAAATAGAAAGTGGAGGTTGTCAGACCCACCTCCACTCGCCTCCCTGCAGGTATGTCCTCTGCTAAGGTGCCCCGTTAGTAATAGAACTAATGATTGAACATGCTCCTAATGGGAGATGTGGCTAAATGCTGGCTGCTGTGGAGACTCAGGCTTTTCCAAGGCTTTCCCAGCTGCGTTGGCTTGGCTGCCCAGTGTAGAAAA belongs to Strix uralensis isolate ZFMK-TIS-50842 chromosome 2, bStrUra1, whole genome shotgun sequence and includes:
- the LOC141936015 gene encoding uncharacterized protein LOC141936015 isoform X2, giving the protein MLSKQSQPSPSPHAARSPLRGQTGHGLGLGDIAGEGVSLRMGSEPCIYKPWSSGRGGLLSTHHTSAWQRGEALPAVPAAEPHVRERSAHGLPPAAAAAAASGRCCHRHDCCYDKAEKAGCSPKAQRYQWACEQNAVRCDNLTDQCEKMVCQCDQEAAKCWGAAPYNPHFILWPDFLCGQTHPTCHFRYGGTE